From Ptychodera flava strain L36383 chromosome 2, AS_Pfla_20210202, whole genome shotgun sequence, the proteins below share one genomic window:
- the LOC139147061 gene encoding perlucin-like protein produces the protein MPKDANAGMTYYEYAEAKCAERGGSLANLVDAHIDSMVRAFIAGEGLDGPPCINKPTWGFFIGLTDAASEGTYVWNNGIEICGNGFTNWAPREPNNNMKKDKDGQDCVQLWYRRGYDGLWDDEYCNFRPKGFICEIPNHCCCSEAPH, from the exons ATGCCAAAAGATGCCAACGCTGGGATGACCTACTATGAGTATGCTGAAGCGAAATGCGCTGAACGTGGAGGTAGCCTTGCTAACTTAGTTGATGCACACATTGATTCCATGGTTAGGGCCTTCATCGCCGGTGAAGGGCTTGATGGCCCCCCATGTATCAACAAGCCAACATGGGGATTTTTTATTGGTCTCACCGATGCTGCTAGTGAAGGTACATATGTTTGGAACAATGGAATCGAGATATGCGGCAACGGTTTTACAAACTGGGCTCCACGCGAACCAAACAACAATATGAAAAAAGACAAGGATGGACAAGACTGTGTTCAGCTTTG GTATAGACGTGGTTACGATGGATTGTGGGATGATGAATACTGCAACTTCCGGCCAAAAGGATTCATCTGCGAGATTCCTA ACCACTGTTGCTGCAGTGAAGCACCCCACTAG